The genomic DNA AGGGCGCACGCCTCCACAAGGAACTGCATCATGATCGCGGATTTGTGCGCGCCGAGCGCCTTTTTCAGGCCGATCTCCTCGCTCCTCTCCGACACGCTGATCGAGAAGAGATTCGCCAGAACAAAACCGCCCACCAGTAGCGCGATGGTCGCGGTCACACCGAGAAAAACCGTCAGTCCGCCCTTGAAAATAGCCAGAAACTTGAGCACCTCATCCGCCGTCAGGATGGTGAAGTCATCGTCCTCGGTCTCGTCCAGCCCGTGCTGGTCCCGCAGCAGTGAGCGCAGGTTTTCGGTGTGCGCTTCCATGTAGTCCGGTTCGTAGAACTTCACCCGCAACGCCCTGAAATACTTCCGGTTCAGATTATACCGCTGCAACAACGTGCTCAGGGGAATGATGATGCGGTTGTCGATGTCGCCGCCGCCACCGCCCGTGAAGCCGCGGTAGGAAAGCCTGCCCACCACCTGAAACGGGATGTTCGAAATGTAGATGACCTCGCCGATGGGCGATTTGTCGCCGAACAGTTCTTCCGACGGTTTGCTTCCGATCAACGCCACCTTTGTGCCGAGGCGTTCATCTTCCTTCGTGATGTCGCGCCCTTCCGCCAGCGGCCAGTTCCACGCCTTGGAATAGTCATTGGTCGCGCCGACGATCACCACGTCCTGATAGTTTTGGTTGCCATGTTTCACGGTCTGGCCGAACCGTGCCCGCATGGGTATCACCTGATACGCTCCGGGCAGCGAATCTTCCATCCGCTTGGCGTCGTCCCGGCTCAGGGTCAGCGTACGCATGCCCACGGCCCGCTTCTTGATATTGCCGCCGAACACCAGCGCCGAATCCGGCCCGAACATGTCCACGATCTGCATCGCCTTCCGGTTCGCGCCGTCCACCGCCGTCACGATCAGGGTCAGTCCCGCTATGCCGAATGCCACGCCCAAAACCACGAACAGAGACCTGAGCTTGAAAGCCCAGACAGCCTCCATCCCCATGGATGCAATTCGTGACAACAGACGCGGTGTCATAGGCGGTTGCCTCCGGCGGCCAGAGAGAGGGGGAAGGGAGAACCCCGCTTTCTAAGGGGGGTTCTCCCTTCCCCCTCTCTCTGGACTCTCTCCCCCATCCCTTTCCCCGTAACTTTTTGGATGCGCTAGGCGCGCGTGCGGCGAGGGATGAAAGAGAGGTTTATTAAATTGTTACGGATTACGTTTCAGGCAATCCGGCGTAAAAAAAGCAAATTCAAGCTATTAAAATCAAATCAGTAAATATGAAAATATGAAAGAACGATTTTATGTTTCAGCCCCAGTCTCCTTATAACCACCCCGCCGAAGGCGCGCCAAAAAGCTTCGGAGATTCTTAAGAACCCTTCTCGAAGGGTTCTTAAGCCGCCGGAGGCATCCTTCTTACCTCACATCTTCTGCGATCATGCCGTCGTGGAGTTTTATGATTCGTCCGGCTTCCTTGGCCACATCTTCGTCGTGCGTGACCAGCACGATGGTTTTTCCGCTGTCGTGCACGGTGTGAAAGAGTTTCATTATTTCGGTTGAGGTGGCGGAATCGAGCTGTCCTGTCGGTTCATCGGCGAGGATGATGTCGGGTTCGTTGAGCAGTGCGCGGGCCATGGCGACGCGCTGCTGCTGTCCGCCGGAGAGCCGGGACGGATTGAAGTCCATGCGATCGGCGAGTCCGACCTGTTCAAGGAGCGATTCGGCGCGGGCCTTGAGTTCGGTGCGCGGTACGCCGGAGTAGAGTCCCGGCAGGATAACATTTTCAAGCGCCGTGGCGTACGGGATGAGATAGAAGGACTGGAACACGAATCCGAGGGCGCGGTTCCGGAGATCGGACTGGCGGTCGTCGTCGAGCGTGGAGGTGTCGAGTCCGGTGAGTTCGTACCGGCCCGAGGTGGGACGGTCGAGAAGCCCGATGATGTGCAGCAGGGTTGATTTCCCCGAGCCTGAGGTACCCTGAAGCGCGACGAATTCGTTCTGGCCGATGTCGAGGGTGATGGACTTGAGCACCTCGATGCCGGACGTGTCGTTGCCGTTCTTGCGGTCGGCAGTCTGGCAGAAGGTCTTGTTTATGTCCGTAAGGGAAATGGCGCTCATGCTATTTGCCCTTTTTCTTGATCTTGGAACCGGGCAGGACGAGCTGCGTGGCAACCACGTCGCCTTCGTTCAGGCCGCCGAGCACTTCGCTTCGCTTGAGACCGGCGAGTCCGAGTTCCGGCGTGACTTCGCGGGGTTCCTTTTCCGGGTCGGTGACCACGAAACAGACCTGCCGATTGGAGACCCATTTCAGGGCGTTGTTCGGCACGGCGAGTACGTCTTTCTTGGTCTCGACGATGATCTTGCACTGGGTGGTCATTTCCGGGCGCAGGTATTTGGCCTGTTCCCCGGTCACGAGCACGAGGGTGCGGTAGTAGACGATGTTGTCCCGGATCTCCGGTTCGGGATAGATGCGGTCCACGGTGCCTTCGAACACGCGGTCGCGGTAGGCGTCCACGGTGTAGCGCACGGGCAGCCCTGTGGTGACGCGCCCCACGTCGGTCTCATCGATGTAAATCCACATTTCGAGCCGTGTGGGATCGAGCACGGTGATAAGGTTGGACACGGACAGGCCGGAGACGATGGTTTCGCCTTCCTGAGCGGCCACCTGCGAGACCACGCCGTCGATGGGGGAGAAAATCTTGGTGTAGGAAAGCTGGACCTGAAGGGTCTGGAGCTTGGCGCGGGACGAGGCGACCGCGTGGCGGGCCATTTCCGCGTCCTGATAGGCCACGTCGAGGGAGTCCTGCGCTTCGAGCTTCTGCCTGACGAGGGACTGCTTCCGGGGCAGGTTTTTCTCCATGTATTCGAGCTTGGCCTGTTCGAGGCGGAGGTTTGCCGCCGCTTCCGATATACGGGCGCGGAGTTCGCGGCTGTCGATTTCCGCGATGAGGTCGCCCTTTTTGACTTGGTCGCCCACTTTGACGGGCACGGCGTCGAGCACGCCGGTTGCGCGTGCGCCGATCTTGACCTGTGCGCCCACCTGTGCCTTGACGATGCCTGTTGCTTCGAGGATGCGCGAGACTGTGCCCCGCTCGATAGTGGCGGTCTTGATGACCTTGATTTTGCCTGCGGATTTCCCGCCGACGAAATACCAGATGCCGCCGCCGGTGATAAGCGCTGCGATGAGTATGAATATGAGTTTTTTCATGGGAGCCTGCTTTGTTCCGTGCGTTCCTGTTCCTGTTGAAGCACATCCGCGAATTTCGGTATCCGCATCCGTTTCCGGCGCATGAAGATATCACGGAATGTGACGGCCTTGAAGGAGTACCCGCAGTCGGGCCTGAGCCAGCCGCCCTGGTAATATAGCGACTTGGGAGGATAATTTCTACATAAAGGAAGACGATCGGCGTGGCAGGAGCAGAGACCGCTCTTTTCCTGAAGGGAACAGGCAAAGACCAGATGGCCGAATTCGTCACGTCCGGTGATGCTGAAACGCTGATGGTCCGGTTCTTCCCGGCAGAGTTCCTCGAAGTGGCGTTCCTTCTTGAGCCACCGTTTCTTGTGGCGCAGCAGGATGTCGTGGCAGCATTCGCCGCACATCTTGCACTGGCCTGTCACCTCCACGTCCCGCCGCAGCACAAAGGAGCGGAAGCGGCGGAACAGGCCGGTGAAGGCGTGCAGTTCACTCACGGGTTAGCCCTCAAGCTCCCTGATCCATTCGAGGATGGGAACTTCCATGACGGCCCGGATTTCATCGAGCCGAGCCTGTGATTCGGCTTCGAAACGGAGCACGAGCGCGCCCTGCGTATTGGATGCGCGGACCAGTCCCCAGCCGTCGCCGAATTCCACGCGTGCGCCGTCCATGTCGATGACGTCATACCGCTCGCGGAAATAGTCCTGAGCGCGTTTGACCACGTCGAACTTGATGGATTCCGGACAGTCCATACGGATTTCCGGGGTGTTGTACGTGGTCGGCCAGTCCGCGAGCATTTTAGACAGCGGGGTGTCGGTGCGGCTCATGATGCCTGCGAGCAGGAGCGCGCCGAAGGTGGCGTCGTCAAAGCCGTGATAGCCGTGGAAAAAGAACATGTGGCCGGACATCTCGCCACCGATGGCAGCGCCGGTCTCGATCATGCGGCCTTTCACGATGGAATGGCCGGTGATGCACATCTCGGCCTCGCCGCCGTGGTCCTCCACGTCCTTGAACAGGAGATGGCTGCACTTCACGTCCGCCACCACGCCCGCGCCGGGGAGCGTTTGCAGCAGGTCACGTGCATAGATGGCGAGCAGTTGGTCGCCGAACATGAGGCGTCCGGTCTCGTCCACCGCGCCGATGCGGTCGCCGTCGCCGTCCAGTCCCACGCCGAAGTCCGCGCCGACCTCGACGACCTTGGCCTTGAGGTCTTCCACGTATTCCTCGACCACGGGGTCGGGATGGTGGTTGGGAAAGTTGCCGTCCGGCTCGCAGTAGAGACGGACCACCTCGGCTCCGGCGGCTTCGAGGATGTCTGCCGTGACTTCGCCGCCTGCGCCGTTGCCGCCGTCCACCACGATCTTGAGGGGGCGGTCGATGCTCACGCGGGAGAGCAGGTCTTCCTTGTAGGTGGGCAGGATGTCATGATGCGAGACAAGGCCGGAACCGGTCGGGAAATCGCCTGCGGCCATGAGTTCGTAAATGGCCTGAACATCGTCTCCGAAGATGGTGGATTCGCCGCCCCATACCTTGAACCCGTTGTATTCACTCGGGTTGTGGCTTGCCGTAATCATCACGCCCGCCTTGAATCCGAGGTGCTTGGCCGCGAAATAGAAAATCGGCGTGGACACCTGATCGAGACAGACCACGTCGATGCCGGTTTCCGCCAGCCCCTGCGCCATGGCGGCCTGATACGCCGGGGAACTGGCGCGGCAGTCATGCCCGAGCAGGGCGCGGTTCCATCCCTGCTTCAGAAAATACGCGCCGCAGGCTCGGGCAAGAACCCGTACCCACTCGGTGTCGAAATCCTCGTCCACGATGCCGCGGATGTCATATGCCCGGAAGATGTGTCGCTTTATGTCTTTCATGGTCCGGAGTGTGCCTGTCTCTTGCGAACAATTCAAGGGGATATGGGCGATTTGAAACAAGGGATACTTGCGTTCGAATGACGTATGCCGGGATGGAAGGCTTGGTGTTGACGTATCGTTTGTGTGCTGCAAGTTCGCTTATAGCCGTTTTTTATATGGAAAATGATCGATATGCGGTTTGAAAACGGTAAAAAGGCAGAATACCGCGCCTTTTCGGAGAGTTTCTTCCATCCTGTCTTGACCTACCCTGTCTAAGAGCCTATTTCTGACCTATTATGAATTGGGATTGGGAAAAATTACAAAAGCAGCAACAGGGGCGCCCCGGCGGCAAGCCGCCGAATTTCGAAGATTTCCAGGATCAGTTTGACAAGTTCAAGAACTTCAAGCTGCCCGGTTGGAAACTCATCGTACCGGTTTTCATTCTTCTCTGGATCGCCAGCGGTTTCTACATTGTGGAACCCGACGAGGTAGGTGTGGTCAAACAGTTCGGCAAATTCAACCGCATCACCACTGCGGGGCCGAATTACCACATTCCATATCCGGTGGAGAGCGTCTTGACCCCCAAGGTCACGCAGATCCGGCGTATCGAATTCGGTTTCCGTTCTTCGGGTCGCGCCCGAAGCGCGGGCTTTCAGCAGGGCATCAGTCGTGACGTGCCGGAACAGGCTCTCATGCTCACGGGTGACGAGAATATCGTCTCCGTGCAGTTCATCGTCCAGTACATGATCAAGGACGCCGAAGAGTATCTGTTCAACGTTTATGACCCGACTAAGACGATCATCCATGCCGGTGAAGCGGCCATGCGCGAAATTATCGGCAAGGGCAAGATCGACGACGCGCTGACCACCGGAAAGCAGGAGATTCAGGTCCAGACCCGCGATCTCATGCAGGAGATCCTTGATTCCTACAAGACCGGCATCAACATCGTGGCCGTGCAGATGCAGAACGTGCATCCGCCGGAACAGGTGGTGGACGCATTCAAGGACGTCGCCAGTGCCCGCGAGGACAAAAGCCGCTTCATCAACGAGGCCGAGGCGTATCAGCGTGACATCCTGCCCAAGGCACGAGGCGAGGCATCCCGCATCGTCAATGCGGCACAGGCTTACAAGGAAGCCAAGATCCGTCGCGCACAGGGTGACGCCGCCCACTTCCTGTCCGTGCTCAAGGAATACAACAAGGCCAAGGATATCACCCGCCGCCGTCTGTACCTTGAAGCCATGGAAGGGATTCTCCAGAATCCAGAAGTGGAAAAGCTCATCATGTCCGACGACGCGTTGAAAAAATCCGTTCCCTACCTGCCACTGGAAAAGCTGCCCAAGGCGGCTCCGGCCAGGGAAAAGCAATAAGGCAGGCACAGCATGAAAAAATCAACACTCGGTTTTATTATACTGATTATCGTAGGCGCATTTGCGCTGACCCAGACCGCCTTCACCGTCGACGAGACGGAAACGGCCATTGTCATTCAGCTCGGCCGTCCGGTGGGCGACAAGGCGCTCGGCCCCGGTTTGCACTTCAAGCTGCCGCTTGTCCAGAATGTCGTCTTCTTTGATGCGCGCACGCTGGATTTCGACGCCAAGCCCGAAGAGATCACCACCACGGACAAGAAGTACATGAACGTGGACTCCTATACTAAGTGGCGCATTGTCGACCCGCTGACCTTTTACACCAAGGTCCGCACCATTCAGGGCGCGCAGGCCCGTCTGGACGATATCGTCCGGTCGCAGTTGCGTGTTGCTCTTGGTCGATACACCCTCATCGAGGTCGTGTCCCACAAGCGTCAGGAGATCATGACCGCGGTCACCAAGCGTTCCAAGGAATTGCTCGAGCCCTACGGCATCGACATCCTCGATGTACGCATCAAGCGGACCGACCTGCCTGCGGAAAACGCCCGCGCCATCTTCGGCCGCATGAAGGCCGAACGTGAGCGTCAGGCCAAGCAGTACCGCTCCGAAGGCCGCGAGGCCTCTGCCAAGATCAAGGCCACTGCGGACAAGGAACGCACCATCATTCTCGCCGATGCGGACAAGCAGTCCGAAATCGTCCGAGGTGAAGGTGATGCACAGGCTACCAAAATCTACGCCGAAGCCCTGGGCCAGTCCCCGGACTTCTATGCGTTCACACGCAGCCTCGAAGCATACCGCAAGGGCTTCAGCAAGAATTCCCGATTCATCATGACTCCCAAGAGCCGCTTCTTGCAGCACATGCAGTAAGCCGTCTCGACACGGAAAAACAGAAAGGGCCGCCCATTTCGGGTGGCCCTTTTTCGTGTCAAATCAGAGAGTGAAGCCGCCTTCGGCGGGGTGTCGGGTGGGTTTGCCTCCGGCGGCTCAAGAACCCTTCGTGAAGGGTTCTTGAGAATCTCCTAAGCTTTTTGGCGCGCCTTCGGCGGAAGTTTTTGTTTAAAGTCGGTGCGAATTTTTTATTAAATACTTTGCGCCGATAGGCGCAGACGGGATTCTCAAGGCCTTCGGCCTTGAGCGAGTCCAGAGCAGCGCTTTGGTCTCTCCGAAGGAGGCCACGCGGCAGCAGCCCGCGCAGCGGTCCCCCCGAAGGGGCCGCCGGAGGCATGCGCCGGTAGAACGTCCTCAGCTACTCTTCGACGTCGTCGAGCAGATCACTGCCGGACGCGGCGGTGCGGGCGAGGATGTCGCAGCGCTCGTTGAACTGGTGTCCGCTGTGTCCCTTGACCCAGTGGAAATTGACGGTGTGCTTTTCGATGAGCGGGACGAGCTGCCGCCAGAGGTCCTGATTCTTGACCGGCTTTTTGGCGGCGGTTTTCCAGCCGTTCTTGAGCCAGTTCTTGAGCCAGTTTTTCGTGATGGCCTGCTGCACGTATTTGGAATCGGTCCAGAGTGTGACTTCGCAGGGGCGGGTCAATGCTTCGAGCGCCACGATCACCGCGAGCAGTTCCATGCGGTTGTTGGTGGTATTCTTGTATCCCTGTGAAAATTCCTTGTAGTTCTTGGCATCCTTGCCTTTGTATTCGCCGTAGACGAGAACGGCTCCGTAGCCGCCCGGTCCGGGGTTTCCGAGGCATGATCCGTCGGTGTAGATAGTGACGAGTTCGCTCACTGTGAGGGGTCTCCCTGTTGGATTTCGGTCAGTTTTTCAAAAATGGCCGCAAGCACGATCTGTATCTCCTGCGGCCAGTCGCCGATCTGGAAAGAGGGCAGCAGGTATTCGAACTTGAGAGCGCGGATAAAGTCGTCGCCGAGAGCCTGACGCATCATGCCGGGAAAGCGGAGTTCCACTTCGCCGATGGATGGAGCCAGCCCGATGTACATGGTCTTGGAATCAAGTTCCGGCACCACGAAATCGCCGCCGTAGATGTGTATCTTGCAGGACAGGCCGAATTCGCTTTTGAGGGCGCGGGTAAAGGATATGATGAATTTTTTCTGTTCGTTGTCGAGAGTGTGGGTCTCGTCGTAAACCGAGCCTTCACGGTTGAGTTTCTCGATCACGCGCTCATTGTTTGCCATGAACGCCCACGCCACGGCCGCGAAGACGAGCACAAGCGCAATGGAGCGGATGATTTTTTCCTTCGGCGTATCACCGTGCACTCTGGGGACATTGATTCTCATGGATGCATCCTTTTCCCTTGCCGTATCAAACCACGATACAACGACTTTCCCTTCACTAACGCGAGGCGTGGAGACATGCAAGGTGAGTGTGTGGGATGTTTTTTTTGAAATAAAGAAAAAGCAAAAGACAAAAGGCAATAAAGGCAGAGAGCCGTCGCTGCCGCTCCTCCAAGTTTTAAGAGCCCTCCCGGCGGGGTTCTTTCTTTTTCCAAAGCAGAAAAGAAAGAACGAAAGAAACTGCTTTTTTTCTTAGCTTCACCGCCTAGTATCTTCGTAGCCAAGAATCTGATCAAACCGGGCCGCTCCCGAATCCAGTCGCCGGGGACGGCTCCGGATTCGAAGAGCCGCGGCTTCCGTTTTGTCAGCTTCTAGGCTCCGAAGCTAAGGGCTATTGCCGGTCTTCGTGTGGAACAAACATGAAAGGCAAGCAGGGAAGCATAAGGGCGTGCTTTCGTTGCCGCACTTGCCTTTCGCTCCCTTAACAACCGAAGTACCCCGACTAGCCAATTAAACCTCACAAGTCTTAGAAGCTGACTGATCGGGGAAGGCGGCTTTAGTAGCGGGATATGTATGAATCGACATAATCCCGTACCCGCCGGAATGGCAGGGCCTACGCTTTTCATGGAGTGGAGCCGCCCCGATCAGATCAGCTTCTCGGCGGTGAGGACTTGGCGGGTAAATCAAGGTAAAGCCGGGTTTCTTTGGTTCTTTCTTGAGCCGGCTCAGTCAAGAAAGAACCGCCGTCCGCGTAGGACACGGAAGGAGCGTGAGCGACTGGATTTCTGCCTTTCGTCTTTTGCCGTTCTAATCAAGGCACCCAAGGAAAACTCTACAATTCCCGCTTACACGCCAGCGGCATGCGCCAGCCGGTGCCAAAAGAACGTGGGGTGAGCTTGATGCCGGGGGCGGCCTGACGCCGCTTGAATTCGGCGAACCGGACAAGGCCGAGGATTTTCTCCACGGTTTCCGGTTCAAATCCTGCGTCGATGATCTGCCGTGCGGACTGGTGCTGCTCGATATGCAGGGCGAGAATGGCGTCGAGGATATCGTAGGGCGGCAGGGAATCCTGATCCTTCTGGTCCGGCCTGAGTTCGGCGGACGGCGGCTTGGTTATGATCGCCTCGGGAATGTGCGGCCCGACGTGCTCGTTGTACCAGCGGGCGAGCGCGAAGACCGCGGTCTTGTCCACGTCCGAGATGACGCCGAATCCGCCGGCCATGTCGCCGTATATGGTGCAGTACCCTACCGCGAGTTCGCTCTTGTTGCCCGTGGTGAGCAGCAGGGAGCGGTGCTTGTTGGACAGGGCCATGAGCAGATTCCCGCGAATGCGCGACTGGATGTTTTCCTCGGTGGTGTCGGGCGCGAGACCTTCAAAGGGCGCGGCAAGAGTGGCCGTGAACCGCTCCATGATCGGCTCGATGGGCAGGGTGAGCGTTTCGATGCCGAGATTTTTTGCAAGGGCCAATGAATCATCAATGCTGCCCTGACTGGAGTAGGGCGAAGGCATGAGCACGCAGAGCACGTTTTCAGGCCCGAAGGCCTCGGCGGCGACCACGGCGGTCACTGCGGAATCGATGCCCCCGGACAAACCGACGAGCGCCTTGGTGAAACCGCTCTTGTGTCCATAGTCGCGGGTGCCCATCACAAGGGCGCGCCATGTCTCGGACTCGCGGGAAAAATCGTCTTCCGTGACGGACGGCTCCGTGGCCTCGGTGTCTACGACGAGAACATTTTCGATGAAACCGGGAGCGCGTGCGATAAGGGTTCCGTCCTTGGAAAAAGCGCAGGAGCGACCATCAAAGACGAGATCGTCGTTTCCGCCCACCTGATTGGCATACACCAGCGGCATGCCGTACTTGCTTGCCACGGTGCCGAGCATGTCCTCGCGCAGCTCCTGCTTGCCGAGGAAAAGTGGTGAGGCGGACAGGTTCACGATGATGTCCGGGGAATAGGCGGACGCCTCTTCGAGCGGATCACGCGAATAGGTGCGGGAATCCCAGTAGTCCTTGTCGTTCCACGCATCCTCGCAGATGGTCACGGCAATGGTCGAGCCGTTCAGTTCAAGAATGTTGCCCTTGAGGTTGCCTGTGGGCGCGGGTTCGAAATAGCGGGCTTCGTCGAATACGTCATAGGTGGGCAGCAGTGTTTTCCTGAAGGTGCGGCGGATTTCCCCTTCCTGACAGAAGAGGGCGCAGTTGAACACCGGCTTGCCCTGTCCGGTGGTGTTTTTTCCCACGCAGCCGAGCAGCAGGGGAGGAGCGTCCGCAAGATCGCGGGCCAGCGCTTCCGCTTCGTCGCGGGCCGTGTCCACAAACCCGCCGTACAGCAGCAGGTCGCGGGGCGGATAGCCGGTCAGCGCGAGTTCCGACGTGACGCAGAGTTCCGCGCCGAGTTCTGCGGCCCGGATGACGGCATCCCGAATTTTCGTACGGTTGCCGGAAAGGTCCCCTACCACGGGATTGATCTGGATAAGCCCTATTTTCATGGGTTCCTGATACGCCAAAGCGGAATGCGGGGCAACCCGCGGCTGTCAGCTCCGGGCGTCAGGGAAGACGTGTTGCGTGATGGCGGGCCATGGTCCGGCAAAGCTCCAGCCCGTGCATTCGCCGGGTGTATTCGTGATGAGAATGCGCTCAATGGCCGGATCGAGAACCGGATGCGTGAGCACTTCCGGCAGATCGTCAATGAAAATGTCGCATCCCAGCGCGTTGATGCGCCGCGCCTTGGCCTCACGTTCGGACTCGAAAAAGACTTCGCCCGGAGAAAAACCGAATCCGCCGGAACAGACCGGCAGGAAGAACCCCTGGCTTTCCATCCATCCGAGCGCGGCCTGACGCAGGTCCGTGCCTCCCGGATCGATTGCCGCATACCGGCTCTTGTGGCTGACGATCACCAGCTCCACGCCTTTGTCGCGGCAGAGCCGGAGGAAATCCGCGGCCCCCTCCATGAATCGGCCACGCCCGATTTCCGGGCCGTAGACTGCGGCTTGCAGCTTCTGCCACTCGATGTCGCTGAAATGCTCCCAGACATGGGCGCGCACAGCTCCTTTGTCCTCGGCTATGGTTGCCGGGACAAAGTCCCACTCCACAGCCAGTTCCCGAAAGATATGGCCGTACTCGATAAGTGTGTTGTCAAAATCCAGACCGATACGCATGCCTTGTCCTGCCTCAGATTGAAGGCTGGCGTCAATGGGAAAGCGCCGTGACCGATACCGAGTGCGGCCCGCCTGTCCTTCCGAGGCGTCTCTGGACCTGAGGCCATGGAATTGTTACCTTTGCGGTTGGCGTAATGGGGCGCCGTGTTGCAAATGCAGGAGCAGTGAATGAAGAAAGCCGCTTATGTGGACGTCGATTTTTTCGGCATGCCGAACGGAACCAAGGCGACACCGCTGGGCGGCGGGCGCAACAGTCAGGTGTTCCTGCTTGAACCGCCGGGGCGTGAACCGCTCGTGTTCAAGCGGTATTTCGTGGACCCGCGGGACAAGCGGGACCGGCAGGGGACCGAGGCTCGCGCACTTCGTTTTCTGGAACAGGCGGGAGTGAAGGAATCGCCCCTGCTACTCACGCTCGACACGGACCGGCAGGCGTCCATGCTTTCCCTCGTGGAAGGGGAAAAAGTCACCGAACCGGATGCGGCTGCAATGGATATGGCGGGCGCGTTCATGGTTCGTCTCATCGAGCTTTCCGCTACGGCGGCAGCGGATGAGGCCGGGTTCAATCCCGCATCCGAAGCATTCTTTTCGGCATCCGAAGTGGTGGACAATATCGAGATGCGGCTGGCACGGCTCGACGGTGTGAGCGACGACTGCCCTTTGTGCCGGGAATTAATGGCCTTTCTGAACAACGACCTGCGGCCTGCCTTTGCGGGATATGTGGAATCCTGTGAGGAACAGTTGAAAGCGGCGGGCATGGGTATGGACCGGGAAATCCCGGAAGAATGGCGTATCCTCAGCCCGTCGGATTTCGGTCTGCATAACGCCCTTCGCCGACCCGACGGCGGATTGTCGTTTTTCGATTACGAATATTTCGGATGGGACGACCCGTCCAAGATGCTGGCGGACTTCTGTCTGCATCCAGCCATGACTTTGGCGGAACCGATGCAGGCGCGGTTTGTATCGACGGTGCTGCCCGCGCTGGAGAAGAACGGCTACCGCCATGAACGGGCCGTTGCCATGTTCCCGCTGTTCGGCATCAAGTGGTGCTGTATCCTGCTCAATGAATTCGTTCCCCGTGAGGCGGCGAGGCGGAGTTTTGCCAAGGCCGAGGAAACCGAAGGACAGCGGCGGGTGCTTGAACGACAGTTGAACAAGGCGCGGACCATGCTGAACGGGCTGAAGGAGCGGGCCGGAACGTTTGCCCGCCTCATGTCATGACACACAATCCTTTCAACGAGTACATAC from uncultured Pseudodesulfovibrio sp. includes the following:
- a CDS encoding ABC transporter permease; this encodes MTPRLLSRIASMGMEAVWAFKLRSLFVVLGVAFGIAGLTLIVTAVDGANRKAMQIVDMFGPDSALVFGGNIKKRAVGMRTLTLSRDDAKRMEDSLPGAYQVIPMRARFGQTVKHGNQNYQDVVIVGATNDYSKAWNWPLAEGRDITKEDERLGTKVALIGSKPSEELFGDKSPIGEVIYISNIPFQVVGRLSYRGFTGGGGGDIDNRIIIPLSTLLQRYNLNRKYFRALRVKFYEPDYMEAHTENLRSLLRDQHGLDETEDDDFTILTADEVLKFLAIFKGGLTVFLGVTATIALLVGGFVLANLFSISVSERSEEIGLKKALGAHKSAIMMQFLVEACALTLLGGVLGLFLGLGLGQFLSRLDILTIQFSWKAFFMALAGSQVVGIIFGLKPAKQAADLDPIQALRGDG
- a CDS encoding ABC transporter ATP-binding protein encodes the protein MSAISLTDINKTFCQTADRKNGNDTSGIEVLKSITLDIGQNEFVALQGTSGSGKSTLLHIIGLLDRPTSGRYELTGLDTSTLDDDRQSDLRNRALGFVFQSFYLIPYATALENVILPGLYSGVPRTELKARAESLLEQVGLADRMDFNPSRLSGGQQQRVAMARALLNEPDIILADEPTGQLDSATSTEIMKLFHTVHDSGKTIVLVTHDEDVAKEAGRIIKLHDGMIAEDVR
- a CDS encoding efflux RND transporter periplasmic adaptor subunit, with the translated sequence MKKLIFILIAALITGGGIWYFVGGKSAGKIKVIKTATIERGTVSRILEATGIVKAQVGAQVKIGARATGVLDAVPVKVGDQVKKGDLIAEIDSRELRARISEAAANLRLEQAKLEYMEKNLPRKQSLVRQKLEAQDSLDVAYQDAEMARHAVASSRAKLQTLQVQLSYTKIFSPIDGVVSQVAAQEGETIVSGLSVSNLITVLDPTRLEMWIYIDETDVGRVTTGLPVRYTVDAYRDRVFEGTVDRIYPEPEIRDNIVYYRTLVLVTGEQAKYLRPEMTTQCKIIVETKKDVLAVPNNALKWVSNRQVCFVVTDPEKEPREVTPELGLAGLKRSEVLGGLNEGDVVATQLVLPGSKIKKKGK
- a CDS encoding YkgJ family cysteine cluster protein, whose amino-acid sequence is MSELHAFTGLFRRFRSFVLRRDVEVTGQCKMCGECCHDILLRHKKRWLKKERHFEELCREEPDHQRFSITGRDEFGHLVFACSLQEKSGLCSCHADRLPLCRNYPPKSLYYQGGWLRPDCGYSFKAVTFRDIFMRRKRMRIPKFADVLQQEQERTEQSRLP
- a CDS encoding phosphomannomutase/phosphoglucomutase; protein product: MKDIKRHIFRAYDIRGIVDEDFDTEWVRVLARACGAYFLKQGWNRALLGHDCRASSPAYQAAMAQGLAETGIDVVCLDQVSTPIFYFAAKHLGFKAGVMITASHNPSEYNGFKVWGGESTIFGDDVQAIYELMAAGDFPTGSGLVSHHDILPTYKEDLLSRVSIDRPLKIVVDGGNGAGGEVTADILEAAGAEVVRLYCEPDGNFPNHHPDPVVEEYVEDLKAKVVEVGADFGVGLDGDGDRIGAVDETGRLMFGDQLLAIYARDLLQTLPGAGVVADVKCSHLLFKDVEDHGGEAEMCITGHSIVKGRMIETGAAIGGEMSGHMFFFHGYHGFDDATFGALLLAGIMSRTDTPLSKMLADWPTTYNTPEIRMDCPESIKFDVVKRAQDYFRERYDVIDMDGARVEFGDGWGLVRASNTQGALVLRFEAESQARLDEIRAVMEVPILEWIRELEG
- the hflK gene encoding FtsH protease activity modulator HflK codes for the protein MNWDWEKLQKQQQGRPGGKPPNFEDFQDQFDKFKNFKLPGWKLIVPVFILLWIASGFYIVEPDEVGVVKQFGKFNRITTAGPNYHIPYPVESVLTPKVTQIRRIEFGFRSSGRARSAGFQQGISRDVPEQALMLTGDENIVSVQFIVQYMIKDAEEYLFNVYDPTKTIIHAGEAAMREIIGKGKIDDALTTGKQEIQVQTRDLMQEILDSYKTGINIVAVQMQNVHPPEQVVDAFKDVASAREDKSRFINEAEAYQRDILPKARGEASRIVNAAQAYKEAKIRRAQGDAAHFLSVLKEYNKAKDITRRRLYLEAMEGILQNPEVEKLIMSDDALKKSVPYLPLEKLPKAAPAREKQ
- the hflC gene encoding protease modulator HflC, translating into MKKSTLGFIILIIVGAFALTQTAFTVDETETAIVIQLGRPVGDKALGPGLHFKLPLVQNVVFFDARTLDFDAKPEEITTTDKKYMNVDSYTKWRIVDPLTFYTKVRTIQGAQARLDDIVRSQLRVALGRYTLIEVVSHKRQEIMTAVTKRSKELLEPYGIDILDVRIKRTDLPAENARAIFGRMKAERERQAKQYRSEGREASAKIKATADKERTIILADADKQSEIVRGEGDAQATKIYAEALGQSPDFYAFTRSLEAYRKGFSKNSRFIMTPKSRFLQHMQ
- the rnhA gene encoding ribonuclease HI, producing MSELVTIYTDGSCLGNPGPGGYGAVLVYGEYKGKDAKNYKEFSQGYKNTTNNRMELLAVIVALEALTRPCEVTLWTDSKYVQQAITKNWLKNWLKNGWKTAAKKPVKNQDLWRQLVPLIEKHTVNFHWVKGHSGHQFNERCDILARTAASGSDLLDDVEE